One stretch of Rathayibacter festucae DSM 15932 DNA includes these proteins:
- a CDS encoding ADP-dependent glucokinase/phosphofructokinase translates to MNERIVLGLGGTVDYEIDWDDDVVQALAEEYGIRADELTRTAPVTTERDLVVALLAFLADGAGGERFASSSRIVEEFAQRFPRRITLGGTGVRAGYALAVHGLAAVQHLVSIDDHVRRLLPVGTEYVSSATADSTDPHLIVQFPRGARVLLGDRVLVAPHPNRVIFANDPPNRELLLAEGLGGVLADAGVFLVSGFNSIQDGAVLTDRLETLQRHLAALPASADVIYEDAGFHLPALQDRARSALLGCVDVVSMNEDELQALLGHRLDLLDPDAVVEALGAASALLPGPVLVVHTRHWSAAVGAEAERYRAALLGGVTMASTRYLLGDGITAADYDRVAQLPAQPGGLAVCTAVTARLQAVCTPGLVLETDRPTTIGLGDTFAGGFVSALVRHRV, encoded by the coding sequence GTGAACGAGAGGATCGTGCTCGGACTGGGCGGGACCGTCGACTACGAGATCGACTGGGACGACGACGTCGTCCAGGCGCTCGCGGAGGAGTACGGGATCCGCGCGGACGAGCTGACGAGGACGGCGCCGGTCACTACCGAGCGCGACCTCGTCGTGGCGCTCCTCGCGTTCCTCGCCGACGGTGCGGGAGGGGAGAGATTCGCCTCCTCCTCCCGCATCGTCGAGGAGTTCGCGCAGCGCTTCCCCCGGCGCATCACCCTCGGCGGCACGGGAGTGCGCGCGGGCTACGCGCTCGCCGTGCACGGCCTCGCCGCGGTGCAGCACCTGGTGAGCATCGACGACCACGTCCGCCGGCTCCTGCCCGTGGGCACCGAGTACGTCTCGAGCGCGACCGCCGACAGCACCGACCCGCACCTGATCGTGCAGTTCCCGCGGGGCGCCCGGGTGCTCCTCGGCGACCGCGTGCTGGTGGCGCCGCACCCGAACCGGGTGATCTTCGCGAACGACCCGCCCAACCGCGAGCTGCTGCTGGCGGAGGGACTCGGCGGCGTGCTGGCCGACGCGGGCGTCTTCCTGGTCTCCGGCTTCAACAGCATCCAGGACGGGGCGGTGCTGACGGACCGGCTGGAGACGCTGCAGCGCCACCTCGCGGCGCTGCCCGCCTCCGCGGACGTGATCTACGAGGACGCCGGGTTCCACCTGCCCGCCCTGCAGGACCGGGCCCGCTCCGCCCTGCTCGGCTGCGTCGACGTCGTCAGCATGAACGAGGACGAGCTGCAGGCGCTGCTCGGGCACCGGCTCGACCTGCTCGACCCGGACGCCGTGGTCGAGGCGCTGGGCGCGGCCTCGGCGCTGCTCCCCGGCCCGGTGCTCGTCGTGCACACCCGGCACTGGTCGGCGGCCGTCGGAGCGGAGGCCGAGCGCTACCGCGCGGCGCTCCTGGGCGGAGTGACGATGGCGAGCACCCGCTACCTGCTCGGCGACGGCATCACCGCCGCGGACTACGACCGCGTCGCGCAGCTGCCGGCGCAGCCCGGCGGACTCGCGGTCTGCACCGCGGTCACGGCTCGGCTGCAGGCCGTCTGCACGCCCGGCCTCGTGCTCGAGACCGACCGCCCCACCACGATCGGCCTCGGCGACACCTTCGCCGGCGGCTTCGTCTCGGCGCTGGTGCGGCACCGCGTCTGA
- a CDS encoding ketose-bisphosphate aldolase, translating into MLVSGKDLLDVANANGFAVPAFNVSDYAMMNGLFEISEEKASPLLIAIHPDELSHTGVDILHAIIARAHRSSVPVTIHLDHGATYEQVLLAIKSGFTSVMIDGSMLPYDENVAITKRVVDAAHAVGVSVEGELGTIGKTDNEAEDGAANIIYTEPDEAVDFVASTGVDSLAIAIGTSHGLYPASMKPALKLDLLAEIKKRVAVPLVLHGGSNNPDAEIAESVKRGVNKINISSDIKAAYHKKMREVLADPSVREPNTIQPPSIAAMKETAAEKIDLFGSAGKAELY; encoded by the coding sequence ATGCTTGTTTCCGGAAAAGACCTGCTGGACGTCGCCAATGCGAACGGCTTCGCCGTCCCGGCGTTCAACGTCAGCGACTACGCCATGATGAACGGCCTGTTCGAGATCAGCGAGGAGAAGGCCTCCCCGCTGCTCATCGCGATCCACCCCGACGAGCTGAGCCACACCGGAGTGGACATCCTGCACGCGATCATCGCCCGCGCCCACCGCTCCAGCGTCCCGGTGACCATCCACCTCGACCACGGCGCCACCTACGAGCAGGTCCTGCTCGCGATCAAGTCCGGCTTCACCTCGGTGATGATCGACGGCTCGATGCTCCCCTACGACGAGAACGTCGCGATCACCAAGCGCGTCGTCGACGCGGCGCACGCCGTCGGCGTCTCGGTCGAGGGCGAGCTGGGCACGATCGGCAAGACCGACAACGAGGCCGAGGACGGCGCCGCGAACATCATCTACACCGAGCCCGACGAGGCGGTCGACTTCGTCGCCTCGACCGGGGTCGACAGCCTCGCGATCGCCATCGGCACCAGCCACGGCCTCTACCCGGCGTCCATGAAGCCCGCCCTCAAGCTGGACCTGCTCGCCGAGATCAAGAAGCGCGTCGCCGTGCCGCTCGTCCTGCACGGCGGCTCGAACAACCCCGACGCCGAGATCGCGGAGTCGGTGAAGCGCGGGGTCAACAAGATCAACATCTCCAGCGACATCAAGGCCGCGTACCACAAGAAGATGCGCGAGGTGCTGGCCGACCCCTCCGTCCGCGAGCCGAACACGATCCAGCCGCCCTCCATCGCCGCGATGAAGGAGACGGCCGCCGAGAAGATCGACCTGTTCGGCTCCGCCGGCAAGGCCGAGCTCTACTAG
- a CDS encoding carbohydrate ABC transporter permease: protein MTATATRPAVRTPRLLAAKAGVWVLLLIGAAFAGLPIVWMAASSFKSNTEIFEYPPRLITDTFSFSAYAGILGDPTKVRFFINSYVVALAVVALTLVVAILASYAFSRYEFRFKRPINIIIVSVQAVPPITLLIPFFGLMVTLRLYNTYQGLILTYLVFTLPYAIIMLTGYFNTLPRDLDEAARMDGAGPMTVLWRILVPIAIPGIVSVGVYTFMIAWNEYLFALTLTRTDDMRTVPIGIQLLMGQNSYEWNEMMAMSILGCVPVLLLFLFFQRYFIGGMTAGAVKS, encoded by the coding sequence GTGACCGCCACCGCCACCCGCCCGGCCGTCCGCACGCCGCGGCTCCTCGCCGCGAAGGCCGGGGTCTGGGTCCTTCTCCTGATCGGCGCCGCCTTCGCGGGCCTGCCGATCGTCTGGATGGCCGCCAGCTCGTTCAAGTCGAACACCGAGATCTTCGAGTACCCGCCCCGGCTGATCACCGACACGTTCTCGTTCTCGGCCTACGCCGGGATCCTGGGCGACCCGACGAAGGTCCGCTTCTTCATCAACAGCTACGTCGTCGCCCTCGCGGTCGTCGCGCTGACGCTGGTCGTCGCGATCCTCGCGTCCTACGCGTTCAGCCGCTACGAGTTCCGCTTCAAGCGGCCGATCAACATCATCATCGTCAGCGTGCAGGCGGTGCCGCCGATCACCCTGCTGATCCCGTTCTTCGGGCTGATGGTGACGCTGCGGCTCTACAACACCTATCAGGGGCTGATCCTCACCTATCTGGTCTTCACGCTGCCCTACGCGATCATCATGCTGACCGGCTACTTCAACACCCTCCCCCGCGATCTCGACGAGGCGGCGCGGATGGACGGGGCCGGCCCGATGACGGTGCTCTGGCGGATCCTGGTGCCGATCGCGATCCCCGGGATCGTCTCGGTCGGCGTCTACACCTTCATGATCGCGTGGAACGAGTACCTCTTCGCGCTCACCCTGACCCGCACCGACGACATGCGCACGGTGCCGATCGGCATCCAGCTGCTGATGGGCCAGAACTCCTACGAGTGGAACGAGATGATGGCGATGAGCATCCTCGGATGCGTTCCCGTCCTCCTCCTCTTCCTCTTCTTCCAGCGGTACTTCATCGGCGGCATGACCGCCGGGGCCGTCAAGAGCTGA